From Thermodesulfovibrionales bacterium, one genomic window encodes:
- a CDS encoding alanine--glyoxylate aminotransferase family protein — protein MLKRYLLAPGPTPVPSEALLAMAMPIIHHRSPDFLPVLDAAKKGLQWLYQTKNDVLILSSSGTGGMVGSVNNFFSPGDRVLVINAGNFGERWTKICNSYGLSVNELKIDWGYTVKPHDVERALKSDPSIKGVFVQASETSTGVYHDIESLATIVRQYDDTIFVVDAISALVAHDLKMDAWGIDVLIGGSQKGLMLPPGLAFVGVSDKAWKFADKARCPRFYFNFKKERESLAKNQTNFTSPVTLIIGLNECLKLLQKEGLEKALERHRRLADATRKAMKTLGLELFTKESPSNSVTAIQAPDGLDGQEIYKNLRVNYGITAAGGQGQAKGKIFRIAHLGYADTFDIITAIAGVEMVLKSMGYPIKLGSGVAVAQEILMK, from the coding sequence ATGTTAAAACGCTATCTGCTCGCTCCAGGACCGACACCCGTGCCTTCTGAGGCGCTCCTTGCGATGGCGATGCCGATCATACATCACAGGTCACCAGACTTCCTGCCTGTGCTCGACGCAGCCAAGAAGGGTCTCCAATGGCTTTACCAGACGAAAAACGACGTCCTCATCCTGAGTTCTTCGGGGACGGGGGGGATGGTTGGTTCTGTGAACAACTTCTTCAGCCCCGGGGACAGGGTCCTTGTCATCAACGCGGGAAACTTCGGTGAGCGATGGACAAAGATCTGCAATTCCTACGGACTCTCCGTCAACGAGCTGAAGATTGACTGGGGATATACCGTGAAGCCTCACGACGTCGAAAGGGCATTGAAAAGCGACCCCTCGATAAAGGGTGTCTTTGTTCAGGCCTCGGAGACCTCGACGGGTGTCTATCACGACATAGAGTCCCTTGCGACGATCGTAAGACAGTATGATGACACGATCTTCGTCGTCGATGCGATCTCCGCCCTCGTCGCCCATGACCTGAAGATGGACGCATGGGGCATCGACGTCTTGATCGGCGGCTCTCAGAAAGGTCTCATGCTTCCTCCCGGCCTGGCCTTTGTGGGTGTGAGCGACAAGGCCTGGAAGTTTGCCGACAAGGCAAGATGCCCGAGGTTCTACTTCAATTTCAAGAAAGAGCGGGAATCCCTTGCAAAGAACCAGACGAATTTTACCTCTCCCGTGACCCTCATCATCGGACTGAACGAGTGTCTGAAACTTCTCCAGAAGGAGGGGCTGGAAAAGGCCCTTGAGCGCCACAGGAGACTGGCTGATGCCACGAGGAAGGCAATGAAGACCCTGGGGCTTGAACTCTTCACAAAGGAGTCGCCCAGCAATTCCGTGACTGCTATTCAGGCCCCCGATGGTCTCGATGGCCAGGAGATCTACAAGAATCTCAGGGTTAACTATGGGATTACCGCTGCCGGCGGACAGGGACAGGCCAAGGGGAAGATATTCAGGATCGCCCATCTCGGGTATGCTGATACCTTCGATATTATTACGGCAATCGCAGGGGTTGAGATGGTCCTGAAGTCCATGGGATATCCTATCAAGCTCGGGTCCGGAGTTGCTGTTGCCCAAGAGATCTTGATGAAATAG